A window of the Vanessa cardui chromosome 27, ilVanCard2.1, whole genome shotgun sequence genome harbors these coding sequences:
- the LOC124540908 gene encoding uncharacterized protein LOC124540908 yields MAAQEAAAAAGNTTVPPAPSKPIQRERRKPPRQRKLRPPRTAVITITLKPGAEEKGVRYESVLAEAKSRVKLGEVGLTSVRFRTTATGARMLEVPPGTNEPEKAADALAAKLREVLDQNEVQINRPTKCVEIRVMDLDDAVSAEEVVAAVAAEGGCPDGAIRPGVVVRGFNGCRSLWLSCPVAAAKKILASGRVKVGWISARVLFARAEAAPLLQMPRGRATWGPSATGTSTAAVCASAAVGLTTRPEIVQPQKQAAPYAQRLANRRRMPSAAGRVLRTEPALREVKPEERWRRGPSPRPNGPWRSQWRHRTNGSALSSGQFKPLCQSSGPPSPKHGRVANRRCSVVSEPYVVHLRDDWVSDPRRSWWLIVAPAVAGSPAIEGVARGRGFVVAGLAEFEQLLVEVGALIGQASPNSVLVAGDFNAKSTAWGSPATDARGEALGRLGGLAVGSRGDQQWVGEHPAVFKSGGCGDGRGDSIGIIDTSDSMSPRFQSSGPLLSGQKVPRWSLGRLDSQLAKEAAIVEAWLHVAACIGGGRNSASCGEPVLRLAASTPGAGEDVCVTATWRRPFYTAYRDACDQLKKAIAQAERGCVARMARDAGERPMGETVPGRETKTPTLDPPHSPALSSHIYWRELWARSSRNAGILSHHRWHPEAVTTSAPDHLAPPVTESELVLGSAQAPARRRQPQGPDGIPGRALAIALGEMGDSVRRFIHRVPGSRQVPRSVENGKARTHS; encoded by the exons ATGGCTGCTCAAGAAGCAGCAGCAGCTGCGGGTAACACAACTGTCCCTCCAGCGCCGTCGAAGCCG ATACAAAGGGAAAGAAGAAAGCCCCCTAGGCAAAGGAAGCTTCGCCCTCCTCGCACCGCGGTCATTACGATCACACTGAAACCCGGTGCTGAGGAGAAAGGGGTCAGGTACGAGAGCGTTCTCGCTGAGGCCAAAAGCCGTGTCAAACTCGGCGAGGTCGGCCTCACCTCCGTGCGCTTCAGGACAACAGCCACGGGGGCGAGGATGCTCGAAGTGCCGCCGGGCACGAACGAACCGGAGAAGGCGGCGGACGCTCTAGCGGCCAAGCTCCGGGAGGTCCTCGATCAGAACGAAGTCCAGATCAATCGGCCTACCAAATGTGTCGAGATACGCGTCATGGATCTGGACGATGCGGTCTCGGCGGAGGAAGTAGTGGCGGCGGTCGCCGCAGAAGGAGGTTGCCCTGATGGAGCGATTAGGCCAGGCGTGGTCGTTCGGGGCTTCAACGGCTGCAGGTCGCTGTGGCTCAGCTGCCCAGTCGCAGCGGCCAAAAAGATATTGGCATCTGGCAGGGTTAAAGTGGGGTGGATCTCGGCGCGGGTACTGTttgctcgagccgaggccgCTCCGCTGCTACAAATGCCTCGAGGGAGGGCCACATGGGGGCCAAGTGCGACAGGGACGTCGACCGCAGCCGTCTGTGCTTCCGCTGCGGTCGGGCTGACCACAAGGCCCGAGATTGTACAGCCGCAGAAGCAAGCTGCGCCATATGCTCAGCGGCTGGCAAACCGGCGGCGCATGCCATCGGCAGCAGGGCGTGTCCTACGAACAGAACCCGCCCTGCGCGAGGTAAAGCCAGAGGAACGGTGGCGAAGAGGCCCGTCACCGCGTCCCAACGGACCGTGGAGGAGCCAATGGAGACATCGCACTAATGGCTCTGCGTTGTCTTCAGGCCAATTTAAACCACTCTGCCAGAGCTCAGGACCTCCTAGTCCAAAGCATGGCAGAGTGGCAAATCGACGTTGCTCGGTGGtatcggagccctacgtcgttcatctacgggacgactgggtctccgacccACGAAGGAGTTGGTGGCTAATCGTCGCCCCTGCCGTCGCTGGTTCCCCTGCTATCGAAGGGGTAGCCAGGGGCAGAGGGTTCGTGGTCGCGG GTCTCGCAGAGTTTGAACAGCTGCTCGTCGAGGTCGGGGCTCTGATTGGGCAAGCATCGCCTAACTCGGTGCTAGttgcgggggacttcaacgccaaatctacggcttggggttcccctgcGACAGACGCCAGAGGCGAGGCGCTGGGAAGATTGGGCGGTCTCGCGGTCGGGTCTCGCGGTGATCAACAGTGGgtcggagagcac cccgccgtgttcaAGAGTGGAGGGTGTGGAGACGgccgtggagactctatcgggaTCATCGATACATCCGATTCGATGTCTCCGCGGTTCCAGTCGTccggcccgctgttgagcggACAGAAGGTCCCGCGGTGGAGCCTGGGCCGCCTCGATAgccagttggcaaaagaggcggcaatcgtggaggcctg GCTCCACGTCGCCGCGTGTATTGGTGGCGGCCGGAACTCCGCCAGCTGCGGAGAGCCTGTGTTGCGGCTCGCCGCCAGTACGCCAGGAGCAGGAGAAGACGTGTGCGTGACCGCGACCTGGAGGCGACCCTTTTACACCGCCTACAGGGACGCTTGCGATCAACTCAAGAAGGCCATAGCCCAGGCGGAAAGAGGATGCGTGGCTAGAATGGCTCGCGACGCTGGAGAGCGACCCATGGGGGAGACCGTACCGGGTCGTGAGACAAAAACTCCGACCCTGGACCCCCCCCACTCACCAGCACTCTCCAGCCACATTTACTGGAGAGAGTTGTGGGCGCGCTCTTCCCGGAACGCGGGGATTTTGTCCCACCACCGATGGCACCCGGAAGCCGTGACAACATCGGCGCCCGACCACCTGGCGCCTCCAGTCACCGAGTCGGAATTAGTCCTCGGCAGTGCTCAAGCTCCCGCTCGAAGAAGACAGCCCCAGGGGCCCGATGGGATACCGGGACGCGCACTGGCGATCGCACTGGGCGAAATGGGTGACAGCGTCCGGCGGTTTATTCACCGCGTGCCTGGCTCAAGGCAGGTTCCCCGATCGGTGGAAAACGGGAAAGCTCGTACTCATTCGTAA
- the LOC124540911 gene encoding uncharacterized protein LOC124540911 yields MTVGVYASPNRSLAEFEQLLVEVGALIGQASPNPVLVAGDFNAKSTAWGSPATDARGEALEEWAVSLGLAVINSPRWSLGRLDSQLAKEAAIVEAWCAGTEPVAQVDREADQLGAALFRICDVAMPRVKPQAPRRRVYWWRPELRQLRRACVAARRQYARSRRRRVRDRDLEATFYTAYRDACDQLKKAIAQAKEDAWREWLATLESDPWGRPYRVVRQKLRPWTPPLSSTLQPHVLERVLSVLFPERGEFVPPSMAPLRPSSEVRDLAPPVTEAELCAAVHKLRSKRTAPGPDGIPGRALSIALDALGDSVRQLFSACLAQGRFPHRWKTGKLVLIRKEGRAPDQPSAYRPIVLLDEVSKLFERVLAVRLVDSMEPGLNERQYGFRPGRSTLDAIAKVRDLAEEEVTQGGVLLAVSLDIANAFNSLPWEVILEALHYHNVPGYLRRTIADYFSGRAVVFPTQDGFGRRVMTCGVPQGSVLGPLLWNIGTHREAAYLATAGVAHAVHRIRALGLEVALHKSEALAFHGPRNAPPPGMVLTASPVTEAELCAAVLKLRSKRTAPGPDGIPGRALAIASEELGDGMCQLFSACLAQARLVGSMEPGLSEWQFGFRRGRSTLDAVARLREVAEEEVSRGGVLLAVSLDISNAFNTLPWEVVLEALRYHNVPDYLRRTIADYFSGRAVVFPTMEGDSRRAMTCGVPQGSVLGPLLWNIGYDWVLRGATTHREAAYLATAGVAHAVHRIRALGLEVALHKSEALVFHGPRNVPPQGMSITAARASGNGPLLREVQQWREEARRRLMEKWEDRLRVPDASGELVAAIRPVLREKMVASEEAWAALRVFSEAVMSAKEEAERQREDDPNSLPLRRRRPGRRRRDHLGRLL; encoded by the exons ATGACCGTGGGCGTCTACGCCTCGCCCAATCGGAGTCTCGCGGAGTTTGAACAGCTGCTCGTCGAGGTCGGGGCTCTGATCGGGCAAGCATCGCCTAACCCGGTGCTAGttgcgggggacttcaacgccaaatctacggcttggggttcccctgcGACAGACGCCAGAGGCGAGGCGCTGGAAGAGTGGGCGGTCTCGCTCGGTCTCGCGGTGATCAACA gtccgcggtggagCCTGGGCCGCCTCGATAgccagttggcaaaagaggcggcaatcgtggaggcctggtgcgccggCACCGAGCCGGTGGCGcaggtcgaccgagaggctGACCAACTCGGCGCAGCCCTGTTTCGCATTTGCGATGTGGCGATGCCGAGAGTCAAGCCTCAGGCTCCACGTCGCCGCGTGTATTGGTGGCGGCCGGAACTCCGCCAGCTGCGGAGAGCCTGTGTTGCGGCCCGCCGCCAGTACGCCAGGAGCAGGAGAAGACGTGTGCGTGACCGCGACCTGGAGGCGACCTTTTACACCGCCTACAGGGACGCCTGCGATCAACTCAAGAAGGCCATAGCCCAGGCGAAAGAGGATGCGTGGCGAGAATGGCTCGCGACGCTGGAGAGCGACCCATGGGGGAGACCGTACCGGGTCGTGAGACAAAAACTCCGACCCTGGACTCCCCCGCTCTCTAGCACCCTCCAGCCGCACGTTCTGGAGAGAGTATTGAGTGTGCTCTTTCCTGAGCGCGGCGAGTTTGTCCCGCCGTCGATGGCCCCTCTACGGCCCAGCAGTGAAGTACGAGACCTGGCACCCCCGGTTACCGAGGCGGAACTGTGCGCGGCCGTCCACAAGCTTCGCTCTAAAAGGACAGCCcccgggcctgacgggataccgggacgcgCCCTGTCGATCGCGTTGGATGCCCTGGGCGATAGCGTCCGCCAGCTCTTCTCCGCCTGCCTGGCTCAAGGTAGGTTTCCGCATAggtggaaaacgggtaagcTCGTACTCATCCGTAAGGAGGGACGagcccccgatcagccgtcggcctaccgcccaatcgtgctgctcgacgaggTGAGCAAGCTCTTCGAGCGTGTGCTCGCCGTCCGCCTAGTCGACAGCATGGAGCCGGGCCTCAACGAGCGGCAGTATGGCTTCCGCCCCGGCCGCTCGACGCTGGACGCGATCGCCAAGGTCAGGGACCTGGCAGAGGAGGAGGTGACGCAGGGTGGAGTTTTGTTGGCTGTCTCGTTGGACATAGCCAACGCCTTCAACTCTCTGCCCTGGGAGGTCATACTGGAGGCTCTGCACTACCACAATGTGCCGGGCTACCTCCGACGAACCATCGCCGATTACTTTTCGGGCAGGGCGGTGGTATTCCCCACGCAAGACGGTTTCGGAAGGAGGGTCATGAcctgcggtgttccacagggctctgtACTGGGTCCTctcctgtggaacatcgg tacccacCGGGAGGCGGCTTATCTCGCCACAGCCGGCGTCGCACATGCGGTCCACCGCATCCGTGCCCTGGGCctcgaggtggccttgcacaagtCCGAGGCCCTTGCTTTTCATGGTCCTCGGAACGCGCCACCTCCGGGCATGGTGTTGACg GCGTCCCCGGTTACCGAGGCGGAGTTGTGCGCGGCTGTCCTGAAGCTTCGCTCGAAGAGGACAGCCcccgggcctgacgggataccggGGCGCGCCCTGGCGATCGCGTCGGAGGAGTTGGGCGATGGCATGTGCCAACTGTTCTCGGCCTGTCTGGCTCAGG CCCGTCTAGTCGGTAGCATGGAGCCAGGCTTGAGCGAGTGGCAGTTCGGCTTTCGCCGGGGCCGCTCGACGCTGGACGCAGTCGCCAGACTGAGGGAGGTCGCAGAGGAGGAGGTCTCTCGGGGTGGGGTGTTGCTGGCAGTGTCGTTGGATATTTCCAACGCCTTCAACACTCTGCCCTGGGAAGTGGTACTGGAAGCTCTCAGATACCACAACGTTCCGGACTATCTGCGACGAACCATCGCCGACTACTTCTCGGGTAGGGCGGTGGTGTTCCCGACGATGGAGGGAGATAGCAGGAGGGCTATGAcctgcggtgttccacagggctcggtTTTGGGGCCACTACTGTGGAACATCGGCTACGATtgggtgctgcgcggggccac tacccaTCGGGAGGCGGCGTATCTTGCCACGGCGGGAGTGGCACATGCGGTCCACCGCATCCGTGCTCTGGGCCttgaggtggccttgcacaaatccGAGGCCCTAGTCTTTCATGGACCTCGGAACGTGCCACCTCAGGGCATGTCCATAACa gcggcaagAGCGAGCGGGAACGGACCGCTACTGCGTGAGGTACAGCAGTGGAGGGAGGAGGCAAGACGCCGCCTCATGGAGAAGTGGGAGGATCGgctgcgagttccggatgccAGTGGGGAACTCGTAGCGGCGATCCGGCCCGTGTtgagaga aaagatggtcgcgagtgaagaggcCTGGGCGGCGTTACGGGTCTTCAGCGAAGCCGTAATGTCCGCGAAGGAGGAGGCGgagcgacagcgggaggacgatccTAACTCCCTCCCGCTGCGCCGACGGAGACCCGGTCGGCGGCGCCGCGACCATCTTGGCCGGTTGCTATGA
- the LOC124540912 gene encoding uncharacterized protein LOC124540912, producing the protein MSASNNNNSPGGCHSLSDPLHGSDRPASKSGGDKDALDLFHDDHLASIKDIEMESVGVDLGVNSSLSCTKEVEVQAPMARKIQTQETAQKIPVVRLERLSESGPSPTQTGRDTRRKGEKRPRTADSFSGSESDASAHFSDAELSESSVSRWLKPSSKRGRGRPPTHGMYVGLGKSQDELSSQKEKERRYEAEDALAAYTEAAKAAIEERAARSRNRTPTIGITENDIPKTSAALDAKVQEALDVVLQVADKSGNLKGTFVRALKTAADTIKGAVADLRALTVTEEVARLEAANTQLSGQLAELRREVALMRTQPASMDEATIQRVMEEALRSSREQFGNMLNARMEGIERRLLPEPRLRPPLAADRKTTQTAVTAARVTTPTQSPAAVDTERVGSSKTAQPKVNKKKGKKKRTKPSMAAQEAAAAAGNTTVPPAPSKPVSSGMSWAAVVRKQPNKLPKNPAKDTKGKKKAPRQRKLRPPRTAVITITLKPGAEEKGVRYESVLAEAKSRVKLGEVGLTSVRFRTTATGARMLEVPPGTNEPEKAADALAAKLREVLDKDEVQIHRPTKCVEIRVMDLDDAVSAEEVVAAVAAEGGCPDGAIRPGVVVRGFNGCRSLWLSCPVAAAKKILATGRVKVGWISARVLLLEPRPLRCYKCLEGGHMGAKCDRDVDRSRLCFRCGRADHKARDCTAAEASCAICSAAGKPAAHAIGSRACPTNRTRPTRGKARGTVAKRPVTASQRTVEEPMETSH; encoded by the coding sequence atgagtgcttctaacaataataattctcCAGGAGGGTGTCACTCCCTCTCCGACCCGCTTCACGGGTCGGACCGTCCCGCATcgaaatctggaggggacaaagaTGCACTAGATCTTTTTCACGATGACCATTTGGCGAGCATAAAGGATATAGAGATGGAGAGTGTGGGAGTAGATTTAGGTGTAAATAGTAGTTTAAGTTGTACAAAGGAGGTGGAAGTGCAAGCCCCAATGGCGCGCAAAATACAGACGCAGGAAACTGCACAGAAAATCCCAGTGGTGAGACTGGAACGACTCTCCGAGTCAGGCCCGTCTCCCACGCAAACCGGACGAGACACGCGAAGGAAGGGGGAGAAGCGGCCCCGCACGGCGGACAGCTTCTCGGGCTCCGAGAGTGATGCGAGCGCGCATTTTAGCGACGCAGAACTCTCGGAGTCGTCAGTGAGTAGGTGGCTGAAGCCCTCGAGTAAGAGAGGGCGTGGCAGACCGCCTACTCATGGGATGTACGTCGGGCTCGGCAAATCCCAAGATGAGCTCAGCTCCCAAAAGGAGAAAGAACGGCGGTACGAAGCGGAGGATGCGCTGGCCGCATACACTGAAGCGGCCAAGGCGGCGATCGAGGAAAGGGCGGCTCGCTCGAGGAATCGCACGCCGACCATCGGTATAACCGAAAACGACATTCCGAAGACGTCAGCCGCCTTAGACGCGAAGGTCCAGGAAGCGCTTGACGTGGTGCTTCAGGTTGCCGACAAATCGGGCAACCTGAAGGGCACCTTCGTCAGGGCTctgaagactgccgctgacaCCATTAAAGGTGCAGTTGCGGATCTGAGAGCCCTGACCGTGACAGAAGAGGTGGCGCGGCTGGAGGCTGCGAACACGCAGCTCTCGGGCCAGTTGGCCGAGCTAAGAAGAGAAGTGGCCCTGATGCGCACACAGCCTGCGAGTATGGACGAGGCAACCATCCAGCGCGTAATGGAGGAGGCGCTGCGCTCCAGCCGGGAGCAGTTCGGCAACATGCTGAATgcccggatggagggcatcGAGCGGCGCCTCCTCCCGGAGCCCCGGCTGCGACCTCCGCTGGCCGCAGACCGAAAGACGACGCAGACTGCGGTTACAGCTGCACGGGTGACGACTCCAACGCAGTCGCCCGCTGCTGTGGACACGGAGAGAGTTGGGAGCTCTAAAACGGCTCAACCAAAAGTCAACAAAAAAAAGGGGAAAAAGAAGAGGACAAAGCCCAGTATGGCTGCTCAAGAAGCAGCAGCAGCTGCGGGTAACACAACTGTCCCTCCAGCGCCGTCGAAGCCGGTCAGTTCCGGAATGTCATGGGCGGCCGTTGTTCGCAAACAACCGAACAAGCTGCCCAAAAACCCGGCGAAAGATACAAAGGGAAAGAAGAAAGCCCCTAGGCAAAGGAAGCTTCGCCCTCCTCGCACCGCGGTCATTACGATCACACTGAAACCCGGTGCTGAGGAGAAAGGGGTCAGGTACGAGAGCGTTCTCGCTGAGGCCAAAAGCCGTGTCAAACTCGGCGAGGTCGGCCTCACCTCCGTGCGCTTCAGGACAACAGCCACGGGGGCGAGGATGCTCGAAGTGCCGCCGGGCACGAACGAACCGGAGAAGGCGGCGGACGCTCTAGCGGCCAAGCTCCGGGAGGTCCTCGATAAGGACGAAGTCCAGATCCATCGGCCTACCAAATGTGTCGAGATACGCGTCATGGATCTGGACGATGCGGTCTCGGCGGAGGAAGTAGTGGCGGCGGTCGCCGCAGAAGGAGGTTGCCCTGATGGAGCGATTAGGCCAGGCGTGGTCGTTCGGGGCTTCAACGGCTGCAGGTCGCTGTGGCTCAGCTGCCCAGTCGCAGCGGCCAAAAAGATATTGGCAACTGGCAGGGTTAAGGTGGGGTGGATCTCGGCGCGGGTGCTgttgctcgagccgaggccgCTCCGCTGCTACAAATGCCTCGAGGGAGGCCACATGGGGGCCAAGTGCGACAGGGACGTCGACCGCAGCCGTCTGTGCTTCCGCTGCGGTCGGGCTGACCACAAGGCCCGAGATTGTACAGCCGCAGAAGCAAGCTGCGCCATATGCTCAGCGGCTGGCAAACCGGCGGCGCATGCCATCGGCAGCAGGGCGTGTCCTACGAACAGAACCCGCCCTACGCGAGGTAAAGCCAGAGGAACGGTGGCGAAGAGGCCCGTCACCGCGTCCCAACGGACCGTGGAGGAGCCAATGGAGACATCGCACTAA
- the LOC124540909 gene encoding translation initiation factor IF-2-like — MASAVSKRSRKRAREVPDSGSDSARSDTPTRKGRPTTTGKYAGIGLSRREAAAATKAAAAAVKQMEDERQIAALTKRVVEGRATPRSESSDSAALEVEAEELPASDLNRRMTDAVAAIKRVGKVSKGLSGCSQKALKEATASILECAQVLLTRTDTEETALLRAQNTRLAAQVEALRKEHLELKAEMANFRREHLRREVGLLSATPDATPQPQQQQQSPQETELVRLIRQEMASFNARFSVLEGRILRPPLAADQRSAPAPTYAAKAAAPRATQPAQAAAAKKGKSKAAKKASAAHAAAPQAAAPRVTQPDGRDRPASRNPPSTPDAEWKVAGDAKKKKKEARQRAKKEAHKKKEEGVAAATRRPARLRTPRSTAVALTLQPGAEERGLSYADILAKAKAEISLSDLGITGLRCKTTATGGRLLEVSGATSGPKADALAEKLRASLGSDDVRVSRPTKCAVLRISGLDDSATIEEVVAAVSKTGGCPPDQVKAGTIRHAITTEAFPVLPVSGGWTRGGTVHR; from the exons ATGGCGAGCGCGGTGTCGAAGCGCTCACGGAAACGCGCGAGAGAGGTCCCGGATTCTGGGTCGGACTCTGCTCGCAGCGACACACCGACTAGGAAAGGTAGACCGACTACTACCGGCAAATATGCCGGTATCGGTCTATCAAGACGCGAGGCCGCGGCTGCGACGAAGGCTGCAGCAGCCGCCGTAAAACAAATGGAAGACGAGCGGCAGATCGCGGCTCTGACCAAGAGGGTGGTGGAAGGGAGAGCCACTCCTCGGTCGGAGTCGTCAGACTCTGCTGCCTTAGAGGTCGAGGCAGAGGAGCTACCTGCCTCCGACCTCAACCGGAGGATGACGGACGCGGTTGCGGCGATTAAAAGGGTGGGCAAGGTCTCCAAGGGCCTTAGCGGCTGTAGCCAGAAGGCACTGAAAGAGGCTACGGCCTCGATactggagtgcgcccaggtgctgCTCACCCGCACCGATACTGAAGAGACGGCGCTGCTGCGGGCCCAGAACACCAGGCTCGCAGCACAGGTCGAGGCGCTCAGGAAAGAGCACCTCGAGctcaaggccgagatggccaacttcCGCCGGGAACACCTCAGGCGGGAGGTGGGCCTTCTGAGCGCCACACCTGACGCCACGCCGCAACCGCAGCAACAGCAGCAGTCGCCGCAAGAGACGGAGCTGGTTCGCCTGATCCGTCAGGAGATGGCGAGCTTTAACGCTCGTTTCTCGGTGCTCGAGGGGAGGATTTTACGTCCCCCCCTAGCTGCAGACCAGCGCAGCGCACCGGCGCCGACATATGCGGccaaagccgcagcgccccgtgccacCCAACCGGCACAAGCGGCTGCTGCCAAAAAAGGGAAGTCGAAGGCGGCCAAAAAGGCAAGTGCGGCCCACGCCGCAGCGCcccaagccgcagcgccccgtgtCACCCAACCCGATGGACGAGACAGACCGGCGTCGCGCAACCCCCCGTCAACACCCGACGCGGAGTGGAAGGTTGCGGGCGACgccaagaagaagaagaaggaggCGCGCCAGCGGGCCAAAAAGGAGGCCCACAAGAAGAAGGAGGAGGGAGTCGCGGCGGCCACGCGACGGCCTGCGAGGCTCAGGACTCCCCGCTCGACTGCAGTGGCTCTCACCCTGCAGCCAGGGGCGGAGGAGCGGGGCCTCTCTTATGCCGACATCTTGGCGAAGGCAAAAGCCGAGATCTCGCTGAGCGATCTCGGCATAACGGGTCTCCGGTGCAAAACGACTGCCACCGGAGGCCGACTCCTGGAGGTCTCGGGGGCCACGAGTGGTCCCAAAGCTGACGCCCTAGCGGAAAAGCTCAGGGCGTCACTGGGGTCGGACGACGTCCGAGTGTCCAGGCCCACCAAATGCGCGGTTTTGCGCATTTCGGGCCTGGATGACTCTGCGACGATAGAGGAGGTCGTCGCCGCCGTCTCCAAGACCGGAGGATGCCCGCCTGATCAGGTCAAGGCGGGCACGATAC GTCACGCTATTACCACCGAGGCCTTTCCGGTGCTACCGGTGTCTGGAGGGTGGACACGCGGGGGCACGGTGCACCGCTGA
- the LOC124540913 gene encoding uncharacterized protein LOC124540913: protein MALRCLQANLNHSARAQDLLVQRVVAIVAPAVAGSPAIEGVVRGRGFVVAVIGSVVTVGVYASPNRSLAEFEQLLVEVGALIGQASPNPVLVAGDFNAKSTAWGSPATDARGEALEEWAVSLGLAVINSPRWSLGRLDSQLAKEAAIVEAWCAGTEPVAQVDREADQLGAALFRICDVAMPRVKPQAPRRRVYWWRPELRQLRRACVAARRQYARSRRRRVRDRDLEATFYTAYRDACDQLKKAIAQAKEDAWREWLATLESDPWGRPYRVVRQKLRPWTPPLSSTLHPHVLERVLSVLFPERGEFVPPSMAPLRPRSDERDLAPPVTEAELCAAVHKLRSKRTAPGPDGIPGRALSIALDALGESVRQLFSACLAQVDSMEPGLNERQYGFRPGRSTLDAIARVRDMAEEEVTQGGVLLAVSLDIANAFNSLPWEVILEALHYHNVPGYLRRTIADYFSGRAVVFPTQDGFGRRVMTCGVPQGSVLGPLLWNIGTHREAAYLATAGVAHVVHRIRALGLEVALHKSEALAFHGPRNAPPPDMAARAGGNTPQVQRWREEARHRLLERWRERLRVPDAGGDLVAAIRPVLREWVECKHGPLSYHLTQLLTGHGCFGKYLCDVVGREPAPTCHHCGNEAVDTAEHTRAVCPAWAEPRAALSTAIGLDLSLPALIRKMVASEEAWAALRVFGEAVMSAKEKAERQREDDPNSLPLRRRKPGRRRRDHLGRIP, encoded by the exons ATGGCTCTGCGTTGTCTTCAGGCCAATTTAAACCACTCTGCCAGAGCTCAGGACCTCCTAGTCCAAA GAGTGGTGGCAATCGTCGCCCCTGCCGTCGCTGGTTCCCCTGCTATCGAAGGGGTAGTCAGGGGCAGAGGGTTCGTGGTCGCGGTGATCGGGAGTGTGGTGACCGTGGGCGTCTACGCCTCGCCCAATCGGAGTCTCGCGGAGTTTGAACAGCTGCTCGTCGAGGTCGGGGCTCTGATTGGGCAAGCATCGCCTAACCCGGTGCTAGttgcgggggacttcaacgccaaatctacggcttggggttcccctgcGACAGACGCCAGAGGCGAGGCGCTGGAAGAGTGGGCGGTCTCGCTCGGTCTCGCGGTGATCAACA gtccgcggtggagCCTGGGCCGCCTCGATAgccagttggcaaaagaggcggcaatcgtggaggcctggtgcgccggCACCGAGCCGGTGGCGcaggtcgaccgagaggctGACCAACTCGGCGCAGCCCTGTTTCGCATTTGCGATGTGGCGATGCCGAGAGTCAAGCCTCAGGCTCCACGTCGCCGCGTGTATTGGTGGCGGCCGGAACTCCGCCAGCTGCGGAGAGCCTGTGTTGCGGCTCGCCGCCAGTACGCCAGGAGCAGGAGAAGGCGTGTGCGTGACCGCGACCTGGAGGCGACCTTTTACACCGCCTACAGGGACGCCTGCGATCAACTCAAGAAGGCCATAGCCCAGGCGAAAGAGGATGCGTGGCGAGAATGGCTCGCGACGCTGGAGAGCGACCCATGGGGGAGACCGTACCGGGTCGTGAGACAAAAACTCCGACCCTGGACTCCCCCGCTCTCTAGCACCCTCCACCCGCACGTTCTGGAGAGAGTATTGAGTGTGCTCTTTCCTGAGCGCGGCGAGTTCGTCCCACCGTCGATGGCCCCTCTACGGCCCAGAAGTGACGAACGAGACCTGGCACCCCCGGTTACCGAGGCGGAACTGTGCGCGGCCGTCCACAAGCTTCGCTCAAAAAGGACAGCCcccgggcctgacgggataccgggacgcgCCCTGTCGATCGCATTGGATGCCTTGGGTGAGAGCGTTCGCCAGCTCTTCTCCGCCTGCCTGGCTCAAG TCGACAGCATGGAGCCGGGCCTCAACGAGCGGCAGTATGGCTTCCGCCCCGGCCGCTCGACGCTGGACGCGATCGCCAGGGTCAGGGACATGGCAGAGGAGGAGGTGACGCAGGGTGGAGTTTTGTTGGCTGTCTCGTTGGACATAGCCAACGCCTTCAACTCTCTGCCCTGGGAGGTCATTCTGGAGGCTCTGCACTACCACAATGTGCCGGGCTACCTCCGACGAACCATCGCCGATTACTTTTCGGGCAGGGCGGTGGTATTCCCCACGCAAGACGGTTTCGGAAGGAGGGTCATGAcctgcggtgttccacagggctctgtACTGGGTCCTctcctgtggaacatcgg tacccacCGGGAGGCAGCTTACCTCGCCACAGCTGGCGTCGCGCACGTGGTTCATCGCATCCGTGCTCTGGGCctcgaggtggccttgcacaagtCCGAGGCCCTTGCTTTTCATGGTCCTCGGAACGCGCCACCTCCGGACATG gcggcaagAGCAGGCGGGAACACACCCCAAGTCCAGCGGTGGAGGGAGGAAGCCCGACATCGCCTCCTGGAGAGGTGGAGGGAACGgctgcgagttccggatgccggcGGGGATCTCGTGGCGGCCATTCGGCCTGTTCTGAGAGAGTGGGTCGAGTGCAAACACGGTCCACTCTCataccacctgacgcagctcctGACCGGCCACGGGTGTTTTGGTAAATACCTGTGTGATGTGGTCGGCAGAGAGCCTGCACCGACGTGCCACCACTGTGGCAACgaagccgtggacacggccgaacACACGCGCGCAGtgtgcccagcctgggcggagcctcgcgcagccttGTCCACGGCCATCGGATTAGACCTGTCGCTTCCGGCCCTCATCAgaaagatggtcgcgagtgaagaggcgtgggcggcattacggGTCTTCGGCGAAGCCGTAATgtccgcgaaggagaaggcggaacgacagcgggaggacgatccCAACTCCCTCCCGCTGCGCCGACGGAAACCCGGTCGGCGGCGCCGCGACCATCTTGGCCGTATACCTTGA